A single region of the Diadema setosum chromosome 14, eeDiaSeto1, whole genome shotgun sequence genome encodes:
- the LOC140238190 gene encoding uncharacterized protein: MAEPNVETQSNVETTRGSPSSDSGASSSPAVNAAGTIKLPPFWRADPQVWFAQAEAQFTTKGITREETKYSHVIATLTPDVAMEVRDIIINTPKDTPYTVLKRQLTERMSESEQRRVQKLLTEEELGDRKPSQLLRRMNQLVGEQQLEKGIMRQLFLQRLPNSVRLILASTKETLPLTELAELADRILDAHIPTVNMVDPPVVASAAVAPSTAQLDELVSLLQGIETRLKRLEIGAKAAENRSRSRSRSRGRARKKEEANAGNAPAETEQQPADLCWYHHKYGDKAERCKAGCKHFPAGN; the protein is encoded by the coding sequence ATGGCCGAGCCTAACGTTGAGACTCAGTCTAACGTTGAGACTACTCGTGGTTCACCTAGTTCAGATTCAGGTGCTAGCTCTAGCCCGGCAGTCAATGCCGCGGGAACCATCAAATTACCTCCATTTTGGAGGGCTGACCCACAGGTTTGGTTTGCGCAGGCGGAGGCACAGTTCACGACCAAGGGTATCACGAGGGAGGAAACCAAGTACTCCCACGTGATAGCCACGCTAACGCCGGATGTTGCTATGGAGGTGCGCGACATTATCATTAACACTCCAAAAGACACCCCATATACCGTCTTAAAGCGGCAATTGACAGAGCGCATGTCAGAGTCTGAACAACGCAGAGTTCAGAAATTATTGACGGAGGAGGAGCTCGGCGACCGCAAGCCCTCCCAGCTGCTTCGTCGAATGAATCAGCTGGTCGGCGAGCAGCAGCTAGAGAAAGGCATAATGCGACAGTTGTTTTTACAACGATTGCCGAATAGCGTGCGTCTAATCTTGGCGTCCACTAAAGAAACCCTGCCACTGACCGAGCTCGCCGAACTCGCAGACAGAATCCTCGACGCACATATTCCGACTGTGAACATGGTAGACCCTCCCGTCGTCGCGAGCGCAGCGGTGGCACCCTCCACCGCACAGCTTGACGAGCTCGTAAGTCTGCTCCAAGGCATTGAAACCCGACTCAAGCGGCTAGAAATAGGCGCGAAGGCAGCCGAAAATCGAAGTCGTAGTCGCAGCCGTAGCCGTGGTCGCGCCCGAAAGAAAGAGGAGGCCAACGCAGGCAATGCACCAGCTGAAACGGAGCAACAGCCAGCCGATTTGTGTTGGTACCATCACAAATATGGTGACAAAGCAGAGCGATGCAAGGCGGGATGCAAGCATTTCCCAGCGGGAAACTAG